A genome region from Clostridium pasteurianum includes the following:
- a CDS encoding ABC transporter permease: MFKVLKNEIVKTLGGKKVYILTGAIIVSIILMAVMGKTNMDFKMTAHNFVIETLGGMIMKPLIPIFMVLVVSEAFTEDYANGTMKFSLMTPIKRKELVIGKFLFIAVYAAALMIISFIFSYIVGIFAFGDISEFVKTMPYNIECYTIVMLPILAFSAVLSFLSLFVNNNGAMIGAGISIYFIMVIVNQVLKNAIYFTFSGGMLAYDLVGKAGTYNIMLIPAAACLYIVLFLVLSIAAINKKDIVL, from the coding sequence ATGTTTAAAGTATTAAAAAATGAAATTGTAAAAACTCTGGGCGGTAAAAAAGTATATATATTAACAGGTGCTATTATCGTATCCATAATTCTTATGGCTGTTATGGGTAAAACCAATATGGATTTTAAAATGACAGCACATAATTTTGTAATTGAGACCTTAGGCGGAATGATAATGAAACCGCTAATTCCAATATTTATGGTATTAGTAGTTTCAGAAGCTTTTACAGAAGATTATGCAAATGGAACAATGAAGTTTTCTTTGATGACTCCGATAAAAAGGAAAGAACTTGTTATTGGAAAATTTCTATTTATTGCTGTATATGCTGCAGCACTTATGATTATAAGTTTTATATTCAGCTATATTGTAGGAATATTTGCATTTGGAGACATCTCTGAATTTGTAAAAACCATGCCTTATAACATAGAATGTTACACTATTGTTATGCTGCCTATTTTAGCATTTTCAGCAGTATTAAGCTTTTTATCTTTATTTGTTAATAATAATGGTGCAATGATAGGTGCGGGAATTAGTATTTACTTCATTATGGTTATAGTAAATCAGGTATTAAAAAATGCAATTTACTTTACATTTTCAGGTGGAATGCTTGCCTATGATTTAGTTGGGAAGGCTGGAACTTATAATATAATGTTAATTCCTGCTGCGGCATGTTTATATATTGTTTTATTTTTAGTGTTAAGCATAGCTGCAATTAATAAAAAGGATATAGTGTTATAA